A stretch of Lysobacter sp. K5869 DNA encodes these proteins:
- a CDS encoding TRAP transporter substrate-binding protein, translated as MSTRRQFLAGAAAGLSAAAAGSAWARDPNLLTATDVHVKDYPTVAAVEWLGRELQSATQGRLRMRMYHSGQLGREAEAIDMARFGAIDITRVYSGALNNAFPLTQLLSLPYTFDSVAHLRRALDGEVGRRVLDSFAKRDLVGLAFYDCGARCFYNVRRPIVEPADMHGLKFRVPSSDIFMRMIRMLGGNPTPLAYGEVFSALQTHLIDGAENNLRSFHSSRQFEAARYWSRSEHSYAPDVLLMSRQRYEALTPSDQGLLHEIARASVQVMRQRWDESEAQSRQALLDAGVRMNDCDLPAFRKAVAPLLDDYHRVPALEALYRTIRSMA; from the coding sequence ATGAGCACCCGACGTCAGTTCCTCGCCGGCGCGGCGGCCGGACTGTCCGCGGCGGCGGCCGGCAGTGCCTGGGCCCGCGATCCGAACCTGCTGACCGCCACCGACGTGCACGTCAAGGACTACCCCACCGTCGCCGCGGTCGAGTGGTTGGGGCGCGAGCTGCAAAGCGCGACCCAGGGCCGGCTGCGGATGCGCATGTATCACTCCGGGCAACTCGGTCGCGAAGCCGAGGCCATCGACATGGCCCGCTTCGGCGCGATCGACATCACCCGCGTTTACAGCGGCGCGCTCAACAACGCCTTCCCGCTGACCCAACTGCTGTCGCTGCCCTACACCTTCGACTCGGTCGCCCACCTGCGTCGCGCGCTCGACGGCGAGGTCGGCCGGCGGGTGCTCGACAGCTTCGCCAAACGCGATCTGGTCGGCTTGGCGTTCTACGACTGCGGCGCTCGCTGCTTCTACAACGTACGCCGCCCCATCGTTGAGCCGGCCGACATGCACGGCCTGAAGTTCCGCGTGCCGTCCTCCGACATTTTCATGCGCATGATCCGTATGCTCGGCGGCAACCCGACGCCGTTGGCCTACGGCGAAGTGTTCTCCGCCCTGCAAACCCACCTCATCGACGGCGCCGAGAACAACCTGCGCAGCTTCCATTCCAGCCGGCAGTTCGAAGCCGCCCGTTACTGGTCGCGCAGCGAGCATTCCTACGCCCCCGACGTGCTGCTGATGTCGCGCCAACGTTACGAGGCGCTGACGCCCAGCGACCAAGGCTTGCTGCACGAGATCGCACGAGCGTCCGTGCAGGTCATGCGCCAACGCTGGGATGAGTCCGAAGCGCAATCGCGGCAGGCGCTGCTCGACGCCGGCGTGCGCATGAACGATTGCGATCTGCCCGCGTTCCGCAAGGCCGTCGCGCCATTGCTCGACGACTACCACCGCGTGCCGGCGTTGGAAGCGCTCTACCGAACGATCCGATCCATGGCTTGA
- a CDS encoding TRAP transporter small permease encodes MQAHDSETPPAPPGPLDRLASLAIGIAGVALLGMVFVQALQVFARYVVNDSPGWTEPVALLLLNTAMSFGAAAGVQRGSHFGFFILVNAVPPMVRKALLVASNLVIAGIGAALAIWGGRLLLDGLDIPMAGAPLPQSAGFAPMTVGGALMALFAAQRAIAAFASKPHNQEAH; translated from the coding sequence ATGCAAGCGCACGATTCCGAAACCCCGCCGGCACCGCCCGGCCCGCTCGACCGTCTCGCGTCTCTCGCCATCGGCATCGCAGGCGTTGCCCTGCTGGGCATGGTCTTCGTGCAGGCGCTCCAGGTGTTCGCCCGTTACGTGGTGAACGACTCCCCGGGATGGACCGAACCGGTCGCGTTGTTGCTGCTCAACACGGCGATGAGTTTCGGCGCCGCCGCCGGCGTGCAGCGTGGCTCGCATTTCGGCTTCTTCATTCTGGTCAACGCGGTGCCGCCGATGGTGCGCAAAGCCCTGCTGGTCGCCTCGAACCTGGTGATCGCCGGCATCGGCGCCGCGTTGGCGATCTGGGGCGGGCGGCTGTTGTTGGACGGCCTGGACATTCCGATGGCCGGCGCACCGCTCCCGCAAAGCGCCGGTTTCGCCCCGATGACCGTGGGCGGCGCGCTGATGGCGCTGTTCGCCGCGCAACGCGCGATCGCGGCGTTCGCGTCCAAGCCCCACAACCAGGAAGCGCATTGA
- a CDS encoding TRAP transporter large permease: protein MDVAILFGVFAVLLMIGVPVAYSLSTAALATLLYIGLPPIVMVQQTAAGAGSASLIAIPLFIFAGEIMLRGGISERLIGLASSLVGHLRGGLGQVSVVSSLFFGGVSGSAIADVSAIGGAMIPQMVKRGFDRDFAVNITMTAAMVALLVPPSHNLILYSASAGGSISIADLFAAGIVPALLMTGTLMFTCWIIARRRGYATEPFPGFGIVLRSFVAALPGLLLVAMIFIGIRAGIFTAVESAAIAVVYALLVTTLVYRKLRWRDFLETVAGAARTTGTIVFVIASAASFGWLLAYLQVPSWAVETLTGITSDKNLLLLLMILILLVLGTFMDLAPMIIICTPIFLPLAKAIGVDPVHFGVILILKGGISLISPPLGSVLFVGTAIGKISIGETLRTIWPFWLSALAVLLVVTFVPQLSLWLPSLLKH from the coding sequence ATGGACGTCGCGATCCTCTTCGGCGTGTTCGCCGTGCTGCTGATGATCGGCGTGCCGGTCGCCTACTCGCTGTCCACGGCGGCGCTCGCCACGTTGCTCTACATCGGGCTGCCGCCGATCGTGATGGTCCAGCAGACCGCCGCCGGCGCCGGCTCGGCCTCTCTGATTGCGATTCCGTTGTTCATCTTCGCCGGCGAGATCATGTTGCGCGGCGGCATCTCCGAACGGCTGATCGGCCTGGCGTCGTCGCTCGTCGGCCATCTGCGAGGGGGGCTTGGCCAGGTCAGCGTGGTGTCCTCGCTGTTCTTCGGCGGCGTGTCGGGCTCGGCCATCGCCGATGTCTCGGCCATCGGCGGGGCCATGATCCCGCAGATGGTCAAGCGTGGGTTCGACCGCGATTTCGCCGTGAACATCACCATGACCGCGGCGATGGTGGCCTTGCTGGTGCCGCCCTCGCACAACCTGATCCTGTATTCGGCCTCGGCCGGCGGCAGCATTTCCATCGCCGATCTGTTCGCCGCCGGCATCGTCCCGGCGCTGTTGATGACCGGCACCTTGATGTTCACGTGCTGGATCATCGCCCGCCGCCGCGGCTATGCCACCGAACCGTTCCCGGGCTTCGGCATCGTCCTGCGCAGCTTCGTCGCCGCCCTGCCCGGCTTGCTGCTGGTGGCGATGATCTTCATCGGCATCCGCGCGGGCATTTTCACCGCGGTGGAAAGCGCGGCCATCGCGGTGGTCTACGCGCTCCTGGTCACGACCCTGGTTTACCGCAAGCTGCGCTGGCGCGACTTTCTGGAGACCGTCGCCGGCGCGGCGCGCACCACCGGCACGATCGTGTTCGTGATCGCCTCGGCCGCTTCGTTCGGATGGCTGCTGGCTTACCTGCAGGTGCCCAGTTGGGCGGTGGAGACGCTGACCGGCATCACCAGCGACAAAAACCTGCTGTTGCTGCTGATGATCTTGATCCTGCTCGTGTTGGGCACGTTCATGGACCTGGCGCCGATGATCATCATCTGCACCCCGATCTTCTTGCCGCTGGCCAAGGCCATCGGCGTGGACCCGGTCCATTTCGGCGTGATCTTGATCCTCAAGGGCGGCATCAGCTTGATCTCCCCGCCCCTGGGGTCGGTGCTGTTCGTCGGCACGGCCATCGGCAAGATCAGCATCGGCGAAACCTTGCGCACGATCTGGCCGTTTTGGCTGTCGGCCCTGGCGGTCTTGCTGGTGGTCACCTTCGTTCCACAGCTGTCGTTGTGGCTGCCCAGCTTGCTCAAGCATTGA